From Apium graveolens cultivar Ventura chromosome 9, ASM990537v1, whole genome shotgun sequence, the proteins below share one genomic window:
- the LOC141685396 gene encoding uncharacterized protein LOC141685396 → MADYHKFIDTLKIEKANAIARYQRFRNLAKLLQFLQLVLLLAFLSWSSTRIPDAVKTFKISGKYVAKFSTYVSNPHVIFLIGNAIVLALYVLSRHIHEENSSTTSVSYDDYENTKTKLSIAITAEVEAPVEMIEEDKQIEAPAVETIEEDKQIVCKESSNVIDEKESQVVEKAPLIRIKNLNRTMSEKLQQAKPRKEFRRSETQVRRVVVENGHQRMSRNLSKFETVDTLSNEDFRLTVEAFIEKQQNFLRQQRKAELIV, encoded by the coding sequence ATGGCAGATTATCATAAATTTATAGACACCCTAAAAATCGAAAAGGCCAATGCGATTGCGAGGTATCAACGATTTAGAAACCTCGCAAAACTGTTACAATTTTTACAGCTAGTCCTGCTTCTCGCATTTCTTTCATGGTCATCAACTCGCATTCCTGATGCTGTCAAAACTTTTAAAATCTCCGGAAAGTATGTTGCTAAATTTTCCACGTACGTTTCAAATCCTCACGTAATTTTCCTCATCGGGAATGCAATTGTGCTAGCACTGTATGTCCTCTCTCGTCACATCCACGAAGAAAACAGCTCCACCACTTCTGTTTCCTATGATGACTACGAAAACACAAAGACTAAATTATCGATTGCCATAACTGCAGAGGTGGAAGCACCAGTAGAGATGATCGAAGAAGACAAGCAAATTGAAGCACCAGCTGTAGAGACGATCGAAGAAGACAAGCAAATTGTGTGCAAGGAGAGTTCAAATGTGATTGATGAAAAAGAGAGTCAAGTAGTGGAGAAAGCTCCTCTTATTCGAATAAAAAATCTCAACAGGACCATGTCAGAGAAATTGCAGCAAGCCAAACCTCGAAAGGAGTTTAGACGATCAGAAACTCAAGTCAGGAGAGTGGTTGTTGAAAATGGTCATCAACGAATGAGTAGAAATTTGAGTAAGTTTGAGACGGTGGACACTTTGAGTAACGAGGATTTTCGGCTAACTGTTGAGGCCTTTATTGAGAAGCAACAGAATTTTCTTCGACAACAGAGAAAGGCTGAACTCATTGTCTGA